The following proteins are encoded in a genomic region of Bosea beijingensis:
- a CDS encoding nitrate reductase cytochrome c-type subunit, with translation MRGQDRSGLGLMRSRTLLGAVLAAGLVLAFGAAVSQEGAPVKIVPRLTGTADPMALERVPALGRPVVDDVRRMRNYPEQPPVIPHAIDGYQLTLNTNRCMDCHKREFTEGSGAPMISVTHFQDRDGQVLSDVTPRRYFCTACHVQQTDVAPLVPNRFQDAKDIGRKP, from the coding sequence ATGCGCGGTCAAGATCGTTCCGGTCTCGGGCTGATGCGCTCGCGGACCTTGCTCGGGGCTGTCCTTGCGGCCGGTCTCGTCCTCGCCTTCGGCGCCGCCGTCTCGCAGGAGGGCGCGCCGGTGAAGATCGTGCCGCGCCTGACCGGCACCGCCGATCCGATGGCGCTCGAGCGCGTGCCGGCGCTCGGCCGCCCGGTCGTCGACGATGTCAGGCGGATGCGGAACTATCCGGAGCAGCCGCCGGTGATCCCGCATGCGATCGACGGCTACCAGCTCACCCTCAACACCAACCGCTGCATGGACTGCCACAAGCGCGAATTCACGGAAGGCTCGGGCGCGCCGATGATCAGCGTGACCCATTTCCAGGACCGCGATGGGCAGGTGCTCTCCGACGTGACGCCGCGGCGCTATTTCTGCACCGCCTGCCATGTCCAGCAGACCGATGTCGCGCCCCTGGTCCCGAACCGCTTCCAGGACGCCAAAGACATCGGCCGGAAGCCCTGA
- a CDS encoding cytochrome c3 family protein, translating into MARLKSFILWCWGVAVSFWRIISRPSAYLPLGVLTLGGFVGGVLFWGGFNTALEVTNTEKFCTSCHEMRDNVYQELQSTIHFSNRSGVRATCPDCHVPHNWTDKIARKMQASKEVWGKIFGTISTREKFLNMRLELAKHEWSRLKANDSLECRNCHSSVAMDFTKQTRRAAEIHGRFLTTGEKTCIDCHKGIAHLLPDMTGIEPGWKDAPELQGKGSASWHGPERAVRTYLAEIETR; encoded by the coding sequence ATGGCCAGGCTCAAATCCTTCATTCTCTGGTGCTGGGGCGTCGCCGTCAGTTTCTGGCGCATCATCAGCCGCCCGAGCGCCTATCTGCCGCTCGGCGTGCTGACGCTCGGCGGCTTCGTCGGCGGCGTGCTGTTCTGGGGCGGCTTCAACACGGCGTTGGAGGTCACCAACACCGAGAAGTTCTGCACCTCCTGTCACGAGATGCGCGACAACGTCTATCAGGAGCTGCAATCGACGATCCATTTCTCGAATCGCTCGGGCGTGCGCGCGACCTGCCCGGATTGCCATGTCCCACATAACTGGACCGACAAGATCGCCCGCAAGATGCAGGCGTCGAAGGAGGTCTGGGGCAAGATCTTCGGCACGATCTCGACGCGCGAGAAGTTCCTCAACATGCGGCTCGAACTGGCCAAGCACGAATGGTCGCGATTGAAGGCGAACGACTCGCTGGAATGCCGCAACTGCCATTCCTCGGTGGCGATGGACTTCACCAAGCAGACCCGCCGGGCTGCCGAGATCCATGGCCGCTTCCTGACCACCGGCGAGAAGACCTGCATCGACTGCCACAAGGGCATCGCCCATCTGTTGCCGGATATGACCGGAATCGAGCCAGGCTGGAAGGATGCGCCGGAGTTGCAGGGCAAGGGCAGCGCCTCCTGGCACGGGCCGGAGCGTGCAGTGCGGACCTATCTCGCCGAAATCGAGACGCGGTGA
- a CDS encoding DUF6522 family protein has protein sequence MTAGEAAPDLPFVRDADGSFVLDAARLAKRFGWSAEELRDLMRRGLVTSRVERGEADDEGRWRLSVRCGNRCWQAIVLPDGSVAEEQLDFLPAPGRRGRI, from the coding sequence ATGACCGCCGGTGAAGCCGCGCCCGACCTGCCCTTCGTCCGGGATGCGGACGGCTCCTTCGTGCTCGATGCAGCGCGCCTGGCGAAGCGCTTCGGCTGGTCGGCGGAGGAATTGCGCGACCTCATGCGCCGCGGACTGGTGACGAGCCGGGTCGAGCGCGGGGAGGCGGACGACGAAGGCCGCTGGCGCCTCTCCGTGCGCTGCGGCAATCGCTGCTGGCAGGCCATCGTGCTGCCCGACGGAAGCGTTGCCGAGGAACAACTGGACTTCCTGCCCGCCCCCGGCCGCCGCGGACGGATCTGA
- a CDS encoding TRAP transporter substrate-binding protein, translating to MVRTCDIATAYRSRRRVQPVIAALAAMLAFAGCAALAQTRPEEPIKLQIIGGLAGVTQYTKIEQPFWQSEIAALSKGRVSATIRPLDAGGLRNQEMLQLMRLGVMSFGTALLSAVAGDEPELSAVDLPVLNPDVATLRRTVAAFREHLRSVLRERYDIELLGIYAYPAQVLFCTKPFKGLDDLAGRKVRTSSVGQSELMAAMGAVPVILPFAEIVAALRDGVADCAITGTLSGYEIGLPRVAVAVHAFALSWGVSIFGANGTYWDALPADARDIIRQGVGRLEERIWSQAEADTQRGLACNAGTETCSGKPERPMTVVPALPADATRRRLLAEVVLPRWFERCGQDCVSAWNTYLKPLHAIEPRSP from the coding sequence ATGGTCAGGACCTGCGACATCGCCACCGCATATCGTTCGCGCCGCCGCGTGCAGCCTGTGATTGCAGCGCTCGCCGCCATGCTCGCATTCGCGGGCTGCGCCGCGCTGGCCCAGACGCGCCCGGAAGAGCCGATCAAGCTGCAGATCATCGGCGGGCTCGCCGGCGTCACCCAATACACCAAGATCGAGCAGCCCTTCTGGCAATCGGAGATCGCGGCGCTGTCGAAAGGGCGCGTCAGCGCGACGATCCGGCCGCTCGATGCCGGCGGTCTGCGCAACCAGGAAATGCTCCAACTGATGCGGCTCGGGGTGATGTCGTTCGGCACGGCGCTCTTGAGCGCGGTGGCCGGCGACGAGCCGGAGCTGAGCGCCGTCGACCTGCCTGTGCTGAACCCCGATGTCGCCACCTTGCGGCGGACGGTCGCCGCGTTCCGGGAGCATCTGCGCAGCGTGCTGCGCGAGCGCTACGACATCGAGCTTCTCGGCATCTACGCCTATCCGGCGCAGGTTCTGTTCTGCACCAAGCCGTTCAAGGGGCTCGACGACCTCGCCGGCCGGAAGGTGCGAACCTCTTCGGTCGGGCAGTCCGAGCTGATGGCGGCGATGGGAGCCGTGCCGGTGATCCTGCCCTTTGCCGAGATCGTGGCGGCGCTGCGCGACGGTGTCGCCGATTGCGCGATTACCGGCACGTTGAGCGGCTACGAGATCGGCCTGCCGCGCGTGGCCGTCGCCGTCCATGCCTTCGCGCTGAGTTGGGGCGTCTCTATCTTCGGGGCGAACGGGACCTATTGGGACGCGCTTCCCGCCGATGCGCGCGACATCATCCGGCAAGGCGTGGGCCGACTCGAGGAGCGGATCTGGTCGCAGGCGGAAGCCGATACGCAGCGCGGCCTTGCCTGCAATGCCGGTACGGAAACCTGCTCCGGCAAGCCCGAGCGGCCGATGACGGTGGTGCCGGCCCTGCCGGCGGACGCGACGCGCCGGCGCCTCCTCGCCGAGGTCGTCCTCCCGCGCTGGTTCGAGCGCTGCGGCCAGGACTGCGTCTCGGCCTGGAACACCTATCTCAAGCCGCTCCACGCCATCGAGCCCCGGTCGCCGTGA